The following proteins come from a genomic window of Corallococcus sp. NCRR:
- a CDS encoding flavin reductase family protein: MTQSGTEGVSALDFREAMSRWASGVAVVSVRDADGIAATTISSFSSLSLTPPLIVLALQQSSRTLPRVEAARRFSVSVLSTIQRDVSVHCAKGEAEGRMFDEGAFVRDSLVGLACTLLDVHRYGDHLLLVGRVERIQRGVDGEPLLYWNRAYRALTAHPEPGPAPK; encoded by the coding sequence ATGACTCAGAGCGGTACTGAAGGGGTGTCGGCCCTGGACTTCCGGGAGGCGATGTCCCGGTGGGCGAGCGGGGTGGCGGTGGTCTCCGTCCGTGACGCGGACGGGATCGCGGCGACGACGATCAGCTCCTTCAGCTCCCTCTCCCTGACGCCTCCGCTCATCGTCCTGGCGCTGCAGCAGTCCTCCCGCACGCTTCCGCGGGTGGAGGCCGCCCGCCGCTTCAGTGTGAGCGTGCTGTCCACCATCCAACGCGACGTGTCGGTCCACTGCGCGAAGGGGGAGGCCGAAGGCCGGATGTTCGACGAAGGAGCCTTCGTGCGGGACAGCCTGGTGGGTCTGGCGTGCACTCTGTTGGATGTGCACCGTTACGGCGATCACCTGTTGCTGGTGGGCCGTGTGGAGCGCATCCAGCGGGGAGTAGACGGAGAACCGTTGCTCTACTGGAACCGGGCGTATCGCGCGCTGACAGCGCACCCGGAGCCAGGGCCCGCCCCGAAGTAG
- a CDS encoding superoxide dismutase translates to MPFTLPELPYKKDALAPHMSQETLEFHHDKHHAAYVNKLNELTAGKPEAAKSLEEVILSSDGAVFNNAAQVWNHTFFWNCMKPAGGGKPTGDIAAAIDRDFGSYDEFKRQFTEAAITQFGSGWAWLVKDGNKLSIMKTSNADLPMKHGKKALLTVDVWEHAYYIDYRNLRAKFVEVFLNSLVNWDFVNENLKSA, encoded by the coding sequence ATGCCCTTCACGCTGCCCGAGCTCCCGTACAAGAAGGACGCGCTGGCCCCTCACATGAGCCAGGAGACGCTGGAGTTCCACCACGACAAGCACCACGCGGCCTACGTCAACAAGCTCAACGAGCTGACCGCCGGCAAGCCCGAGGCCGCCAAGTCGCTGGAGGAAGTCATCCTCAGCAGCGACGGCGCCGTGTTCAACAACGCCGCCCAGGTGTGGAACCACACCTTCTTCTGGAACTGCATGAAGCCGGCCGGCGGTGGCAAGCCGACGGGTGACATCGCGGCCGCCATCGACCGCGACTTCGGCTCCTACGACGAGTTCAAGCGGCAGTTCACCGAGGCCGCCATCACGCAGTTCGGCTCCGGCTGGGCGTGGCTGGTGAAGGATGGCAACAAGCTGTCCATCATGAAGACGTCCAACGCGGACCTGCCGATGAAGCACGGCAAGAAGGCCCTGCTCACCGTCGACGTCTGGGAGCACGCCTACTACATCGACTACCGCAACCTGCGCGCCAAGTTCGTCGAGGTCTTCCTCAACAGCCTCGTGAACTGGGACTTCGTGAACGAGAACCTGAAGAGCGCCTGA
- a CDS encoding serine/threonine-protein kinase has product MSGCPSEETILAFVEGRLPSEQRGLAEAHLSRCDSCGSLLAAVAATWHAEGRFGESAPPLRAFAPGEQVGPYVIVDHAGSGAMGDVYRARDGRLGRDVALKVLPVRFAQDPERLARFRQEARAVGALSHPHLLTLFDVGTHEDVPYLVTEWLEGVTLRTRLMRGPLPPEQALRLGIQLSQGLAAAHSRGVIHRDLKPANIFLCSNGSARILDFGLARLTERTEEASLTQSGAMVGTAGYMAPEQIRGQGVDARADVFSLGAVLHEAVSGFAPFGGDSPVERMSAALRDAPPVLPGELGTVIARCLAKDPGERFQSAQDLAFALESIVARGAPLALRRRGFPRPALLAAAAALLLLVAGGFLVFGHRPTPVAVPAAQASRPTYRPVTFRRGHVLNARFSADGHTLIYGAAWEGGPAELYSARTERPVSQPLGQRADVLAASSKGELAVLLEPRFFDADHGSGTLGLMPLAGGAPRAVLDGVLEADWGRSNGPLAVVRRVGESFRLEQPPGTVRFESQGWISHARVSPDGARLAFLFHEHPKDDRGGVWVLEKDGPPRELSSDWASVRGLAWAPDGKEVWFTASRTGVDSELFAVDLNGTTRPVDRIAGRMVLHDISQDGAVLVDHPMIRTGLSFGHAGAERDLTWSDSSFMTDMSRDGKTLLFAEGSEVEGPTYGAYLRTSDGAPPVRLGDGIPMALSPDGKQVLTVRYGERMEFLLLPTGAGEPRSLSLAPVTTVLTARWFPDGKRLLLRAHEEGRPARLWVFEPGAGAPRPITAEGMGLTAAISPDGSRLAAVDAAGDLRVFSATGEAQGTVPGRFTDQWVVGWDASGAALYLRSVSLPVRISRVDVKTGVSTPHLTLPAGGVMPGLISVMTLAISEDGKSYAYSYNEALSRLFLVEGLAAGRH; this is encoded by the coding sequence ATGTCGGGATGTCCGTCCGAGGAAACGATTCTCGCCTTCGTCGAGGGCCGCCTGCCGTCCGAGCAGCGCGGCCTCGCCGAGGCGCACCTGTCCCGCTGTGACTCCTGTGGGTCGCTGCTCGCGGCCGTCGCGGCGACGTGGCACGCGGAGGGCCGGTTCGGGGAGTCGGCTCCTCCTCTCCGCGCGTTCGCTCCTGGGGAGCAGGTGGGGCCGTACGTCATCGTCGACCATGCGGGCAGTGGCGCGATGGGGGACGTGTACCGGGCTCGCGATGGGCGGTTGGGACGGGACGTGGCGCTGAAGGTGCTCCCGGTCCGGTTCGCACAGGATCCGGAGCGCCTGGCCCGCTTCCGACAGGAAGCCCGTGCGGTGGGCGCGCTGTCCCATCCCCACCTGCTCACCCTGTTCGACGTGGGCACCCATGAGGACGTGCCGTACCTCGTCACCGAGTGGCTGGAGGGGGTCACCCTGCGGACCCGCCTGATGCGTGGGCCTCTGCCTCCGGAGCAGGCGCTGCGGCTGGGCATCCAGCTGTCGCAGGGGCTCGCGGCCGCGCACTCGCGTGGCGTCATCCACCGCGACCTCAAGCCCGCGAACATCTTCCTGTGCTCGAATGGCAGCGCGCGGATCCTCGACTTCGGGCTGGCCCGGCTCACCGAGCGGACCGAGGAGGCCTCGCTCACCCAAAGTGGAGCGATGGTGGGCACCGCCGGGTACATGGCTCCGGAGCAGATCCGCGGGCAGGGCGTGGATGCTCGCGCGGATGTGTTCTCGCTCGGCGCGGTGCTTCATGAGGCCGTGAGTGGTTTTGCTCCCTTTGGCGGTGACAGCCCGGTGGAGCGGATGAGCGCCGCGCTCCGCGATGCGCCTCCTGTGCTTCCGGGAGAGCTGGGGACTGTGATTGCACGCTGTCTGGCGAAGGACCCAGGCGAACGGTTCCAATCCGCGCAGGACCTGGCCTTCGCGCTGGAGTCCATCGTGGCTCGCGGTGCGCCCCTGGCCTTGCGGCGCAGGGGATTCCCACGCCCTGCCCTGCTGGCGGCCGCTGCGGCCTTGCTGCTGCTTGTCGCCGGTGGCTTCCTGGTGTTTGGACACAGACCGACGCCCGTGGCGGTGCCCGCGGCGCAGGCTTCACGCCCGACGTACCGCCCCGTCACGTTCCGCCGGGGCCATGTGCTCAACGCCCGGTTCTCCGCGGACGGACACACGTTGATCTATGGCGCTGCTTGGGAGGGCGGCCCCGCGGAGCTCTACAGCGCGCGCACGGAGCGTCCGGTGTCACAACCGCTGGGACAGCGCGCGGATGTGCTCGCCGCGTCTTCCAAGGGGGAGCTGGCGGTGCTGCTCGAGCCGCGGTTCTTCGACGCCGACCATGGCAGCGGGACGCTGGGCTTGATGCCGCTCGCGGGCGGCGCGCCCCGGGCCGTGCTCGATGGCGTGCTGGAGGCGGACTGGGGACGTTCGAATGGACCGCTCGCGGTGGTGCGCCGCGTGGGCGAGAGCTTCCGGCTGGAGCAGCCTCCCGGCACGGTGCGCTTCGAATCCCAGGGGTGGATCAGCCACGCACGCGTGTCTCCTGACGGCGCGCGGCTCGCGTTCCTGTTCCATGAGCATCCCAAGGACGACCGGGGCGGAGTCTGGGTGCTGGAGAAGGACGGTCCGCCCCGGGAGCTCTCTTCGGACTGGGCGAGCGTCCGGGGCCTGGCTTGGGCTCCGGATGGCAAGGAGGTGTGGTTCACCGCCTCCCGGACGGGCGTGGACTCCGAGCTGTTCGCGGTCGACCTGAACGGCACGACGCGGCCGGTGGATCGGATCGCCGGGCGGATGGTGCTGCATGACATCTCCCAGGATGGCGCTGTCCTGGTGGATCACCCGATGATCCGTACGGGGCTGTCATTCGGGCACGCGGGCGCGGAGCGGGACCTCACCTGGTCGGACTCGTCGTTCATGACGGACATGTCCCGCGACGGCAAGACGCTCCTCTTCGCCGAGGGCTCGGAGGTGGAGGGCCCCACCTACGGCGCCTATCTGCGCACCTCCGATGGCGCGCCTCCGGTCCGACTGGGCGACGGCATCCCCATGGCGCTGTCTCCGGACGGCAAGCAGGTGCTGACGGTGCGCTACGGCGAGCGGATGGAGTTCCTGCTGCTGCCCACGGGCGCGGGAGAGCCCCGGTCCTTGTCGCTCGCGCCTGTCACCACGGTGCTCACCGCGCGCTGGTTCCCGGATGGGAAGCGGCTGCTCCTGCGCGCGCACGAAGAGGGACGTCCTGCACGGCTCTGGGTCTTCGAACCCGGCGCCGGAGCCCCCAGGCCCATCACGGCGGAGGGCATGGGCCTCACCGCGGCCATCTCTCCGGACGGCTCACGGCTCGCGGCGGTGGACGCGGCGGGAGACCTGCGCGTGTTCTCCGCGACGGGCGAGGCGCAAGGCACCGTCCCCGGCCGGTTCACGGATCAATGGGTGGTGGGCTGGGACGCGAGCGGAGCGGCGCTCTACCTGCGCAGCGTCTCGCTCCCGGTGCGCATCTCCAGGGTCGACGTGAAGACCGGCGTCAGCACGCCGCACCTGACGCTCCCCGCGGGAGGCGTCATGCCGGGCCTCATCTCCGTGATGACCCTGGCGATCTCCGAGGACGGCAAGTCCTACGCCTACAGCTACAACGAGGCGCTCTCCCGGCTGTTCCTGGTGGAGGGATTGGCTGCCGGGCGGCACTGA
- a CDS encoding SMP-30/gluconolactonase/LRE family protein, which yields MRVRSWLSVITLAATVSACEPFPDDAPSIPTEVQWPGESFFPEGIAASKDGTLYAGSLGTGAIARVKPGSLGAEVFVPGRPAFGVYGLEVDEAHDTLWACTYDDLLLPAQASYLNGYALSTGALKASHAMPSEVSFCNDVTVDVAGNVYVTDSFGNAIFRLAVGGTALDTWSADAAYEPSEPGLITLNGIAYDGANRLYVVKSDTGALFSIDIQPDGSAGAPVTIPVTPALETPDGVEWVDSGRLFVVENTPGRASLVTLGEGAGAKEVLANGFVEPTAAALTKDGAWVLESQMGFFFGTPGTPALPFRAYRVAVPPLLP from the coding sequence ATGCGCGTCCGTTCCTGGCTGTCCGTCATCACCCTCGCCGCCACCGTCTCCGCCTGCGAGCCGTTCCCCGACGATGCCCCCTCCATCCCCACCGAGGTGCAGTGGCCCGGCGAGAGCTTCTTTCCGGAGGGCATCGCGGCCTCGAAGGACGGCACGCTCTACGCGGGCAGTCTGGGCACTGGCGCCATCGCTCGCGTCAAGCCGGGCTCGCTGGGGGCCGAGGTCTTCGTCCCGGGCCGGCCCGCGTTCGGCGTCTACGGGCTCGAGGTGGATGAGGCACACGACACGCTCTGGGCCTGCACCTACGACGACCTGCTGCTGCCCGCGCAGGCCTCGTACCTGAACGGGTATGCGCTCTCCACGGGCGCCCTGAAGGCCAGCCACGCCATGCCCAGCGAGGTCAGCTTCTGCAACGACGTCACCGTCGATGTCGCGGGCAACGTGTACGTGACGGACTCGTTCGGGAACGCGATCTTCCGCCTGGCCGTGGGTGGGACGGCGCTCGATACGTGGTCCGCGGATGCCGCGTACGAGCCCTCCGAGCCGGGCCTCATCACCCTCAACGGCATCGCCTACGACGGGGCCAACCGGCTCTACGTCGTGAAGAGCGACACGGGCGCGCTGTTCTCCATCGACATCCAGCCGGATGGCAGCGCGGGGGCGCCCGTGACCATCCCGGTGACGCCGGCGCTGGAGACGCCGGACGGGGTCGAGTGGGTGGACTCGGGCCGGCTGTTCGTCGTGGAGAACACGCCGGGACGGGCGTCCCTGGTGACGCTCGGTGAGGGCGCTGGCGCGAAGGAGGTGCTCGCCAACGGCTTCGTGGAGCCGACCGCCGCCGCGCTCACAAAGGACGGCGCGTGGGTGCTGGAGTCGCAGATGGGGTTCTTCTTCGGCACGCCGGGGACCCCGGCCCTGCCCTTCCGCGCGTACCGGGTGGCGGTGCCCCCTCTTCTGCCCTGA
- a CDS encoding sigma-70 family RNA polymerase sigma factor, giving the protein MASAFLAAPGRAPASLPEPSRLEELLRASVDRARARWPGVELEPLSFVAFVAERLTSPTALLEALEGASPALSELYLAFGCLRHDRAALQFFEDCYLRDVGAFVSGVDRSPAFVSEVRQGLREKLFTGEPKIAEFTGGGALGGWVRVAALRIALNLKRSEARADSAAQDSVESAFGEQLGPELEHLRSRYREAFTEAVRAALGELSDRDRTLMRLYHVEALSLDAIAALYRVHMSTVSRWLSRAREQVAETTTRRLCERLGVGASSVDSIAALVVSQVDLSLTRLLGPGG; this is encoded by the coding sequence TTGGCCTCCGCCTTTCTCGCGGCTCCTGGCCGCGCGCCTGCTTCGCTTCCGGAGCCCTCGCGTCTGGAGGAGCTGCTCCGTGCTTCCGTCGACCGCGCCCGGGCTCGCTGGCCCGGGGTGGAGCTGGAGCCGCTCTCCTTCGTGGCGTTCGTCGCGGAGCGGCTGACGTCTCCGACGGCGCTCCTGGAGGCGCTCGAAGGGGCCTCGCCTGCCTTGTCGGAGCTGTACCTGGCCTTCGGGTGCCTGCGACATGACCGCGCCGCGCTCCAGTTCTTCGAGGACTGTTACCTCCGTGACGTCGGCGCGTTTGTGTCCGGTGTGGACCGCTCGCCCGCGTTCGTCTCGGAAGTCCGGCAGGGGCTTCGGGAGAAGCTGTTCACGGGTGAGCCGAAGATCGCGGAGTTCACCGGGGGCGGCGCGCTGGGCGGATGGGTTCGGGTGGCGGCGCTTCGCATCGCGCTCAACTTGAAGCGCTCCGAGGCCCGGGCCGACTCCGCCGCTCAGGACTCCGTCGAGTCCGCGTTCGGTGAACAGCTGGGGCCGGAACTCGAACACCTGCGCTCGCGGTACCGCGAGGCCTTCACGGAGGCCGTGCGCGCGGCTTTGGGTGAGCTGTCCGACCGGGACCGCACCCTGATGCGCCTGTACCACGTGGAGGCGCTGTCCCTGGACGCCATCGCGGCGCTCTACCGCGTCCACATGTCCACCGTGTCCCGGTGGCTCAGCAGGGCGCGGGAACAGGTGGCGGAGACCACGACGCGGCGGCTGTGCGAACGCCTCGGGGTGGGCGCTTCCTCGGTGGACAGCATCGCGGCGCTGGTCGTGAGCCAGGTGGACCTCAGCCTGACGCGGCTGCTCGGTCCGGGGGGCTGA
- the serC gene encoding 3-phosphoserine/phosphohydroxythreonine transaminase: MRVINFNPGPAGLPTAALERARDELLDFQGTGMSIIEHSHRGKAFEAVHNEGIALVKELLAVPDTHEVLFLQGGASQQFAQVPMNFLPQGGSADYVVTGGWSEKAVDEARYYGTPRIAANTVDKDKRFTRIPTQAELQLDPKAAYVHMTSNNTLFGTQWHTFPEVGQVPLVADMSSDILWRPIDVSRFALIYAGAQKNIGPSGIVLVLVNKEFMAKGRKDIPKIFRYATYAENNSLYNTPPTFSIYLCRNVLAWIKGVGGLKQIEAWNREKGELLYAAIDRNAGFYRAPVEKASRSYMNVVFRLPDEKLEEAFVAEGAKAGMVGMKGHRITGGIRVSLYNAVTVDHVKTLVSFMDDFAKRNG; the protein is encoded by the coding sequence ATGCGCGTCATCAACTTCAATCCCGGCCCGGCCGGTCTCCCCACGGCGGCGCTGGAGCGGGCCCGGGACGAGCTGCTCGACTTCCAGGGCACGGGGATGTCGATCATCGAGCACAGCCACCGGGGCAAGGCGTTCGAAGCCGTGCACAACGAGGGCATCGCCCTGGTGAAGGAGCTGCTGGCCGTCCCGGACACGCATGAGGTCCTCTTCCTCCAGGGAGGCGCCTCGCAGCAGTTCGCGCAGGTGCCGATGAACTTCCTGCCCCAGGGAGGCTCCGCGGACTACGTGGTGACGGGAGGCTGGAGCGAGAAGGCGGTGGACGAGGCGCGCTACTACGGCACGCCGCGGATCGCCGCGAACACGGTGGACAAGGACAAGCGCTTCACGCGGATCCCCACCCAGGCCGAGCTCCAGTTGGATCCGAAGGCCGCCTACGTCCACATGACGAGCAACAACACGCTCTTCGGGACGCAATGGCACACCTTCCCGGAAGTGGGGCAGGTGCCGCTGGTGGCGGACATGAGCTCCGACATCCTCTGGAGGCCCATCGACGTGAGCCGCTTCGCGCTCATCTATGCGGGAGCCCAGAAGAACATCGGACCCTCGGGCATCGTCCTGGTGCTGGTGAACAAGGAGTTCATGGCGAAGGGCCGCAAGGACATCCCGAAGATCTTCCGCTACGCGACCTACGCGGAGAACAACTCGCTCTACAACACGCCCCCGACCTTCTCGATCTACCTCTGCCGCAACGTGCTCGCGTGGATCAAGGGAGTGGGAGGCCTGAAGCAGATCGAGGCCTGGAACCGCGAGAAGGGAGAGTTGCTGTACGCGGCCATCGACCGCAACGCGGGCTTCTACCGGGCCCCGGTGGAGAAGGCGTCACGCTCGTACATGAACGTGGTGTTCCGCCTGCCGGACGAAAAGCTGGAAGAGGCCTTCGTGGCCGAAGGCGCCAAGGCCGGCATGGTCGGAATGAAGGGCCACCGAATCACAGGAGGCATCCGCGTGTCCCTGTACAACGCGGTGACCGTGGACCACGTGAAGACGCTGGTTTCTTTCATGGACGACTTCGCGAAGCGGAACGGATAG
- a CDS encoding transposase: MEASASGSSSRPGCPSCWRSGPRRSSRWTGRTSSRTTRRRSWPASSSLTEATAQEVLDVYARRFTIEETFRDVKDLKFGMGLKQVRVKTPKRRDRLLLVSALAQVLLTLLGAAGEAPGYDKHLRVNTVKRRTHSLFTQGTYYFMAMPRMSDERLRPLVERFAQLVREHAVFRETFGLI, translated from the coding sequence ATGGAGGCTTCGGCGTCTGGAAGCTCTTCGCGTCCTGGGTGCCCTTCGTGCTGGCGGAGCGGACCGAGGCGGTCATCGCGCTGGACTGGACGGACTTCGAGCAGGACGACCAGGAGACGCTCGTGGCCAGCCTCATCAAGCCTCACGGAAGCTACGGCCCAGGAGGTGCTGGACGTCTACGCCCGGAGATTCACCATCGAGGAGACGTTCCGGGACGTGAAGGACCTCAAGTTTGGCATGGGGCTGAAGCAGGTGCGCGTGAAGACGCCCAAGCGTCGAGACAGGTTGCTGCTCGTCAGTGCCCTGGCCCAGGTTCTTCTGACGCTGCTGGGAGCCGCGGGCGAGGCACCGGGTTACGACAAGCATTTGAGGGTGAATACGGTGAAGCGGCGTACGCACTCTCTCTTCACCCAAGGCACCTACTATTTCATGGCCATGCCGCGCATGAGCGATGAACGACTCCGCCCGTTGGTGGAGCGATTCGCGCAACTCGTTCGCGAGCACGCCGTCTTCCGAGAAACCTTCGGACTTATCTGA
- a CDS encoding serine/threonine-protein kinase — protein MPDTTTDDLARTEASACRRQLPPTPGRPLHLFTIDGIRYEAVRELVLMQTGELLMLAQRFSERGNKLPGFCFVRRLANPSTFMQRTRLGEEIQLAFRLRHPAIATVFHRKVHRGTLHVVMEYVDGPSLETLVSAGVARGRPVSESFALYVGAEIAEALHHAHTLTDADGKSLGVIHRDVNPRHVYVGTQGEVKLTNFGAAYSLVVGREESPASLVRGDVAYASPEYLTRKPLTPRSDVFGLGVLLVELFTGKHLFDVEDVSGPLKGMAHLQPEILPSLPLTQMQVLLASFGPENVKEAVASLSPDVKGMLHVALRANPEERFSTAADMRDAMRVALARRNPGYGRQDAAAEWAQVLSEGSALRDEVEFGEQGFFPEGLDAHELEGLKRE, from the coding sequence ATGCCCGACACGACGACCGACGACCTGGCGCGCACCGAAGCCTCCGCGTGCCGCAGGCAGCTTCCGCCGACGCCCGGGAGGCCCCTGCACCTTTTCACCATTGACGGCATTCGATACGAGGCCGTCCGCGAGTTGGTGTTGATGCAGACAGGGGAGTTGCTGATGTTGGCCCAGCGCTTCTCGGAACGGGGCAACAAGCTCCCCGGCTTCTGCTTCGTGCGGCGGTTGGCGAACCCCTCCACCTTCATGCAGCGCACGCGGCTGGGGGAGGAGATTCAGCTGGCCTTCCGCTTGCGCCACCCGGCCATCGCCACGGTTTTCCACCGCAAGGTGCACCGGGGCACGCTGCACGTCGTCATGGAGTACGTGGACGGCCCATCGCTGGAGACGCTGGTGAGTGCGGGCGTGGCTCGTGGCCGTCCCGTCTCCGAATCCTTCGCCCTCTATGTCGGCGCGGAAATCGCTGAGGCACTGCACCATGCGCACACTCTGACGGACGCGGACGGCAAGTCGCTGGGCGTCATCCACCGTGACGTCAATCCCCGGCACGTCTACGTGGGGACGCAAGGCGAGGTGAAGCTGACGAACTTCGGCGCGGCCTACTCGCTGGTGGTGGGGCGCGAGGAGTCACCCGCCAGCCTCGTGCGTGGAGACGTAGCCTACGCCTCGCCGGAGTACCTGACGCGGAAGCCCCTGACGCCGCGCTCCGACGTCTTCGGCTTGGGCGTCCTGCTGGTGGAACTCTTCACCGGCAAGCACCTCTTCGATGTGGAGGACGTGTCGGGCCCGCTCAAGGGGATGGCTCACCTCCAGCCGGAGATCCTCCCCTCGCTGCCGCTGACGCAAATGCAGGTGCTGTTGGCCAGCTTCGGGCCGGAGAACGTCAAGGAGGCCGTGGCCTCACTGTCCCCGGATGTGAAGGGAATGTTGCATGTCGCGCTGCGCGCCAATCCCGAGGAGCGATTCTCTACGGCGGCCGACATGCGCGACGCCATGCGAGTGGCCCTGGCGAGGCGCAACCCGGGCTACGGCCGACAGGATGCCGCAGCGGAGTGGGCCCAGGTGCTATCGGAAGGCAGCGCCCTTCGTGACGAGGTGGAATTCGGCGAGCAAGGCTTCTTCCCCGAGGGGCTGGATGCCCACGAGTTGGAGGGCTTGAAGCGGGAGTAA
- a CDS encoding helix-turn-helix transcriptional regulator → MNEELGITIGTEARAARQHLGLTQAEVAERVGLVHPVYNRLERGKMLPSVPSLYRLCRELQVSPEKLMGLTATGDVRKGTKTKPKEEDAPELRRLLHLARKLDAEDLAALLHVASALAR, encoded by the coding sequence ATGAATGAGGAACTTGGCATCACCATCGGCACCGAGGCCCGCGCGGCCCGCCAGCACCTGGGACTGACGCAGGCCGAAGTCGCGGAGCGCGTTGGGCTGGTGCACCCAGTCTACAACCGCCTGGAGCGAGGGAAGATGCTCCCCAGCGTCCCGTCCCTCTACCGCCTCTGCCGGGAGTTGCAGGTGTCCCCCGAGAAGCTGATGGGGCTCACCGCGACGGGCGACGTGCGCAAGGGCACGAAGACCAAGCCCAAGGAAGAGGACGCCCCGGAGCTGCGACGCCTCCTCCACCTCGCGCGCAAGCTGGACGCGGAGGACCTCGCAGCCCTCCTCCACGTCGCCTCGGCCCTGGCGCGCTGA
- a CDS encoding serine/threonine-protein kinase produces MLGYTVERQLGQGGFGTVYLAHCEGQRFALKLLHLPRVGERAEREVSILTRLRHPNVVRILGHGYWPVAQPQFIVIAMEYVEGRQLDAWADAENPTARQAARALLGVARALAAAHADGVVHRDVKEANVMVRASDGLAKVVDFGIGDYAGARELTADILPPGTVDYRSPEAWRFLRAHREAPDARYTAGPADDLWALGLVSYRLLTGRFPFDGEDGASLTEAILSNAPTPPHEENERVPWALSDVCMQLLEKTPEARTPSAQSLCVALEQALGGADATWDVPLCDAYDEDSATTDGEDIDSFEQWRHQPRHRPRRGKRVHRKQVPAVGAAAVDATPPPVTTVRVTPARRGAFRAWAALAAVLVLSGAAWGLGMSRVARPVPVRQEVAPSGKSPQADRAAVPIGPEATAAAVALPATLQEDSATVTTQPKETQPLQLPSTPAKKGLRVMARAVSTAAACSALMGCPGPQVRPAPPPEPCPKGAVKAMAKLGIDIGDRHEAVFTRDRPQFISVREGPSQVFLYGDWEEMPHGTVLSGRLIVRDRVYGRLTSATTPKGDSFPVCLEVYDVKDGERGMAREPGNDSPSNGRIFTSEYVRAVSEFE; encoded by the coding sequence GTGCTGGGCTACACGGTGGAGCGCCAACTAGGGCAGGGCGGCTTCGGCACGGTGTACCTTGCGCATTGCGAGGGCCAGCGCTTCGCCCTGAAGCTGCTACACCTGCCGCGCGTGGGGGAGAGGGCGGAGCGCGAAGTCTCCATACTTACCCGCCTGCGCCACCCCAACGTGGTGAGGATTCTGGGCCATGGCTACTGGCCGGTGGCCCAGCCGCAATTCATCGTCATCGCCATGGAGTACGTGGAGGGGCGTCAGCTGGATGCCTGGGCCGACGCGGAGAACCCCACGGCGAGGCAGGCGGCGCGCGCGTTGCTGGGCGTGGCACGGGCGCTCGCAGCTGCCCACGCGGATGGGGTGGTGCACCGGGACGTGAAGGAGGCCAACGTCATGGTGCGCGCCTCGGACGGCCTGGCCAAGGTGGTGGACTTCGGCATCGGAGACTACGCGGGCGCGCGCGAGCTGACAGCGGACATCCTGCCGCCCGGGACCGTGGACTACCGCTCTCCGGAGGCGTGGCGTTTCCTGCGAGCCCATCGTGAGGCGCCAGACGCCCGTTACACCGCGGGACCGGCGGACGATTTGTGGGCGCTGGGGCTCGTCTCCTACCGACTGCTGACGGGACGCTTCCCCTTCGATGGTGAGGACGGCGCCAGTTTGACGGAGGCGATTCTCTCCAATGCACCCACGCCGCCGCACGAGGAGAACGAGCGGGTGCCTTGGGCGCTGAGCGACGTGTGCATGCAGCTCCTGGAGAAGACGCCCGAGGCGCGCACGCCGAGCGCCCAGTCTCTCTGCGTGGCGCTGGAGCAGGCGTTAGGCGGCGCGGATGCGACGTGGGACGTGCCGCTCTGCGACGCCTACGACGAGGACTCCGCGACGACAGACGGGGAGGACATCGACAGCTTCGAGCAGTGGCGGCACCAGCCACGACACCGCCCTCGGCGCGGCAAACGCGTTCACCGGAAGCAGGTGCCTGCGGTGGGCGCGGCTGCTGTGGACGCGACACCGCCTCCCGTGACGACCGTGCGTGTGACGCCTGCGCGGCGCGGGGCCTTCCGCGCATGGGCGGCGCTCGCAGCGGTGCTCGTCCTGTCAGGGGCGGCGTGGGGCCTCGGGATGTCACGCGTCGCGCGGCCTGTCCCCGTCCGTCAGGAAGTAGCGCCCTCTGGCAAGTCGCCTCAAGCTGACCGCGCCGCAGTTCCCATCGGGCCGGAGGCCACCGCTGCGGCCGTCGCTCTCCCCGCGACGCTCCAGGAGGATTCCGCCACCGTGACGACGCAGCCCAAAGAGACGCAGCCCCTTCAGCTTCCCTCCACGCCCGCGAAGAAGGGCTTGCGCGTCATGGCCCGTGCGGTGAGCACGGCGGCGGCATGCTCGGCGCTCATGGGCTGTCCTGGTCCGCAGGTGCGTCCGGCGCCTCCTCCTGAGCCGTGCCCAAAGGGTGCAGTGAAGGCCATGGCGAAGCTGGGCATCGACATTGGGGACAGGCACGAAGCCGTTTTCACCCGTGACCGCCCGCAATTCATTTCTGTTCGGGAAGGCCCTTCCCAGGTGTTCTTGTACGGTGATTGGGAGGAAATGCCGCACGGGACGGTTCTGTCTGGCCGGCTAATCGTGCGAGACCGCGTTTACGGGCGACTTACCTCGGCGACTACTCCAAAGGGCGACAGTTTTCCTGTCTGCCTGGAGGTCTACGACGTGAAAGACGGGGAACGAGGAATGGCACGCGAGCCCGGCAACGACTCACCCTCCAATGGCCGTATCTTCACGAGCGAATACGTGAGGGCGGTGAGCGAGTTTGAGTAA